One genomic window of Bradyrhizobium sp. CCGE-LA001 includes the following:
- a CDS encoding L-fuculose-phosphate aldolase, translated as MSMTKDELAKRQAVIDACRRMNALGINQGTSGNISVRHADGLLVTPTSVPYDAMTPDQIVFMAMDGSHAPDRKPSSEWRFHRDILKSRPDVNAVVHAHPTYCTILAIMGMEIPPVHYMIAAAGGDTIRCAPYATFGTVELSEHAVRALEGRLACLLDHHGMIAIGKTLDKAMWLAVEIETLARQYHGCLQIGQPPLLSSEEIERVRQRMAGYGLSEG; from the coding sequence ATGTCGATGACAAAGGACGAGCTCGCCAAGAGACAGGCCGTCATCGACGCCTGCCGCCGCATGAACGCGCTCGGCATCAACCAGGGTACCTCGGGCAATATCAGCGTCCGACATGCGGACGGGCTTCTGGTCACCCCGACCAGCGTGCCCTATGACGCCATGACGCCCGACCAGATCGTGTTCATGGCGATGGACGGCTCCCATGCCCCCGATCGCAAGCCGTCGAGCGAGTGGCGTTTTCATCGCGACATCCTGAAATCGCGGCCCGACGTCAATGCCGTCGTCCACGCCCATCCGACCTATTGCACCATCCTGGCGATCATGGGCATGGAGATCCCGCCCGTGCACTACATGATCGCGGCCGCCGGTGGCGACACCATCCGCTGCGCGCCCTATGCCACGTTCGGCACGGTGGAGCTGTCCGAGCACGCGGTGCGGGCGCTGGAGGGCCGGCTTGCCTGCCTGCTCGACCACCACGGAATGATCGCGATCGGCAAGACGCTGGACAAGGCGATGTGGCTCGCCGTCGAGATCGAGACGCTGGCGCGGCAATATCACGGCTGCCTCCAGATCGGACAACCGCCGCTGCTCTCCAGCGAGGAGATCGAGCGGGTCCGCCAGCGCATGGCCGGCTACGGCCTGTCGGAAGGGTAG